The window AAGCCATTATTCTAGGGTTGTATCATACTTTGGTGGACGAGAACGGGAACCATGTTTCTGATGAACTAGTGGCCAACTGGACATCCACTCATTCTCCGGTGCCTGTCTTTGGTTTCTGGGACTTTTCCATTGGCAAGAACAAAGCTCTGGGCGGGCTGGTGTTATCTGGCTATCCTCAGGGAGAAGCCGCAGCCAGGCTGGCCAACAAGATCCTGAGAGGACGCGAGCCCAACACCATTCAGCCTGTAACCGCCGAGCACGGACGCTTCGTTTTCAGCATCAGCGGTCTCAAGCGCTGGAACATCACGCTACCTTCCTATTTCAAGGCCCCCAACGAGCCCATCACTTTTGTTGATTAAGCCCGATTATAACGCCTTATCGTTTTCACACCGCCACGGTCCAAAATCTGATTTTCCTTGACAGTTATTGGCTTTATGGCCCATTTTTCAGGTAGAATTCATAAATATCCTACCAAATGGGTTCTATACGCTCAGGGGCATAGATGCTTGGACTTATCATGAAGATCAGGGAAAGCCTGATCATCAAAATCATATTGGCGACCGGCACCATTTTGCTCGCCAGCACCCTGCTGCTCATTTATATGAGCATCGGCTTCGTCAACGAGTACACCCTCGCTGAGCGTATCCATACCGCTGACATGATGGGCAACACCATCAAACTGGGCCTGCATGACTCCATGCTGCGAAACAATCGCGGCGACATCAACCAAACCATCCAAAAAGTCGCGCAATTCCATCACGTTGAATCCATACGAGTTTACAACAAGGAAGGTGAGGTCAAATTCACCAACAAGCCAGACGAACTTGGCACCGTCATCGACAAGTCTCACCACGCCTGCAAAGTCTGTCATCTGCAGGATCCACCAAAAACAAATCTGACTTTCTCTGAGCGAACCTGGAATTTCCAGAGTAAAAGCGGCGAGCACCTGTTCAGCGTGCAAGTTCCCATCAGTAACTCGCCTGAATGCTCCGGAGGGCCCTGCCACTATCATCCAGCTGACAACGAGATTCTCGGCACCATGGATATGGTTTTCAACTTCGAGGTGACTGACGCGGCGGTTTCCGACTACAGAAACCAACTCATATTCCTTGGCACGCTGGTTTTCATGGCGGCTTCCTTCTGTATTTTCCTTGGCCTCAGGCAGCTCATCACCCGCCCGCTCTCAGTCCTGACGCAATGTTCCGAGGCCATTGCCCATGGCCGTGAAAGCCGAGCTGCACGCGAGATCATCAAACGTCCAGACGAGCTGGGCAAACTGGCGCGATCACACGAATCCATGGTCAACGCCCTGCATCTTCAACAGGATATCATCAACGAGAAGCGCGAGGAGTTCGAGCTCCTTTTTGACAATGTGCCTTGTGTCGTTACCGTGCAGGACCTCGACTACAAGCTGCTCGAATACAATAAGGAGAGCCGAGAACGCTTCAGTCCGTTCCCCGGGGCATACTGTTACGAAGCATACAAGGGTATCGACGAAAAGTGCGAGGAATGTCCTGTTGAGCGTACCTTTGAAACCGGGGTGGCCCATTGCAGCGAGGAAAGCCGCCGCAACCCGGATGGGACCTATTCCCACTGGATCGTTCACACCGCACCCATCATGGACAAGAACGGCAAAGTGACCAAAGCCATGGAAATGTGTCTGGACATTACCGAGCGCAAAGAGCTGGAAGAAAAGCTCAAGGAATCCGAAAAGAAGTACCACACCATTTTCAACAACGTACCCAACTCCATTTTCGTGCTGGCCAATTCCACACTGGAGATCGTGGACTGCAATACAACTGTGACCCAAGTGTACGGCTGGGATCGTAAAGACCTCATCGGCAGATCATTCATGTCTATCGTTCACGAGGACGAAAATGAGAGAATGCAGTCCCAAATGCGCGCCTTCACTGCCATCAATCAGGTGAAAAGCATCCGCAAAGACGGAGAGCAATTCTTCGTGGACATGATGCTCGCGGTATCAGAGGATTCAAACTTTGAATACCTGCTGGTGTCCACCACCGACATTACCGAGCGCCTTGAAGCGGAGCAGAAACTCTTCCACGCGGGTAAGATGGCAACATTGGGCGAAATGGCCACCGGTGTGGCGCACGAGCTGAACCAGCCGCTTACGGTTATCAAATCCGCCAGTAACTACTTCATGAAGAAGGTCGATCAGGGCCAACCGATTCCCGAAGAGACGCTCGGCACCCTCGCCCGCGAGGTAGACAGCTATGTGGATCGCGCCACCAAGATCATCAGCCATATGCGTGAATTTGGCCGTCAGGTTGATCAGGGCAACGAATTGGTGAACGTGAACGAAAGCCTGAACCGCGCCTTCACACTGCTCAGAAAGCAGTTCTCTTCCCGCGGCATAGA of the Pseudodesulfovibrio sp. zrk46 genome contains:
- a CDS encoding PAS domain S-box protein translates to MLGLIMKIRESLIIKIILATGTILLASTLLLIYMSIGFVNEYTLAERIHTADMMGNTIKLGLHDSMLRNNRGDINQTIQKVAQFHHVESIRVYNKEGEVKFTNKPDELGTVIDKSHHACKVCHLQDPPKTNLTFSERTWNFQSKSGEHLFSVQVPISNSPECSGGPCHYHPADNEILGTMDMVFNFEVTDAAVSDYRNQLIFLGTLVFMAASFCIFLGLRQLITRPLSVLTQCSEAIAHGRESRAAREIIKRPDELGKLARSHESMVNALHLQQDIINEKREEFELLFDNVPCVVTVQDLDYKLLEYNKESRERFSPFPGAYCYEAYKGIDEKCEECPVERTFETGVAHCSEESRRNPDGTYSHWIVHTAPIMDKNGKVTKAMEMCLDITERKELEEKLKESEKKYHTIFNNVPNSIFVLANSTLEIVDCNTTVTQVYGWDRKDLIGRSFMSIVHEDENERMQSQMRAFTAINQVKSIRKDGEQFFVDMMLAVSEDSNFEYLLVSTTDITERLEAEQKLFHAGKMATLGEMATGVAHELNQPLTVIKSASNYFMKKVDQGQPIPEETLGTLAREVDSYVDRATKIISHMREFGRQVDQGNELVNVNESLNRAFTLLRKQFSSRGIDTRWELAGNLPPVMATPDQLEQVFINLFVNARDELEDKTESGVSDTATITVRTMREGNDIVIQVEDNGRGIPEDLVHKIFEPFFTTKRVGKGTGLGLSISYGLIKDFGGEIHAENQEQGARFTIKLPMAES